Proteins found in one Oncorhynchus mykiss isolate Arlee chromosome 17, USDA_OmykA_1.1, whole genome shotgun sequence genomic segment:
- the LOC110494351 gene encoding tripartite motif-containing protein 16-like protein — protein sequence MAVSRISVRKDHLSCPLCQEVLSNPAAIPCGHSFCMICIQDFWDNEEMGDRFCSCPECQDSFQPRPILIKNIVLAEMVEGMKKSKCGNNVGAGGKRRPVEDGQEAGPSPSHALGWARPTKIPKTTRVSEVPKSRVCPIHGRLLEIYCCDDDQCICPLCALVEHKAHNNLLAKEGRKRKQEQLQDIKKESKQRIKMREQEQKDLRENIKRVKEGGRAAEEHCEGVLSGLIDSLQRHYSTVRELILAHETAAVAQAESSLCSMEKDMAALKRRDAELGQLSQTDDDIHFLQRLPSLSNLPEPRYLSSVSTDPHLPFEAIRSAVSEFGNRLEAFAEEEISTVSQTVAGNGGSQFPDHRVIPEQLPVISAAQTPEPTTRTEFLQYACELTLDPNTAHKDLSLSEDGRMVRWDAKKQKEPVQPHSERFNYRRQVLCKKGLEAERCYWEVEVVGNKAEIALAYWGIDRKSVSKRSAFGASDQSWSLDRSKGYSVCHNSEGVALCATPSQCRLGVYLQFKEGTITFYEVSDKMELLYRTKKFTFTEPLYPGFWLGEESCITLCNLRHERF from the exons ATGGCTGTGTCTCGCATATCTGTCAGGAAGGACCACCTCAGCTGTCCACTCTGCCAGGAGGTGCTCAGTAATCCAGCTGCTATTCCCTGTGGACACAGTTTCTGCATGATCTGTATCCAGGACTTCTGGGACAATGAAGAAATGGGTGATCGTTTCTGCAGCTGCCCTGAATGCCAAGACTCCTTTCAGCCGAGGCCTATCCTGATCAAGAACATTGTTCTGGCTGAAATGGTGGAAGGAATGAAGAAGTCCAAGTGTGGAAATAATGTGGGTGCTGGAGGTAAGCGCAGACCTGTTGAAGACGGTCAGGAGGCAGGCCCTTCGCCCAGTCATGCTCTGGGTTGGGCCAGACCCACGAAGATACCCAAAACCACTAGAGTCTCAGAGGTACCGAAGAGCAGAGTATGTCCTATACATGGCAGACTGCTGGAGATTTACTGCTGTGATGATGATCAATGCATCTGCCCTCTATGCGCCCTGGTTGAGCATAAAGCACATAACAATTTGTTGGCGAAAGAGGGACGGAAAAGGAAGCAG GAACAGCTCCAGGACATTAAGAAGGAATCCAAGCAGAGGATCAAAATGAGGGAACAGGAGCAGAAGGACCTAAGAGAGAACATAAAGAGGGTTAAG GAAGGTGGTAGGGCTGCTGAGGAGCACTGCGAGGGTGTCCTCTCTGGGCTGATCGACTCCCTCCAGAGGCACTACTCCACAGTGAGAGAGTTGATCTTGGCCCACGAGACAGCTGCAGTGGCTCAGGCTGAGAGCTCCCTGTGCAGCATGGAGAAAGACATGGCTGCCCTGAAGAGGAGAGACGCTGAGCTGGGGCAGCTCTCACAGACAGATGATGATATCCACTTCCTCCAG AGattgccctctctctctaacctcccaGAACCCCGTTACTTGTCCAGTGTCTCGACGGATCCACACCTCCCCTTTGAGGCCATAAGGAGTGCTGTCTCAGAGTTTGGGAATCGACTGGAGGCTTTCGCTGAGGAGGAAATCAGTACAGTGTCTCAAACTG TGGCTGGAAATGGAGGTTCCCAGTTTCCAGACCATAGAGTCATACCTGAGCAGCTTCCAG TTATCAGTGCTGCACAGACCCCAGAGCCTACGACCAGAACAGAATTTCTACAGT ATGCTTGTGAGCTTACCTTGGACCCTAACACTGCCCACAAGGACCTCTCCCTCTCAGAGGACGGCAGAATGGTGAGGTGGGATGCTAAAAAGCAGAAGGAACCGGTCCAACCTCACTCTGAGAGGTTTAACTACCGTCGCCAGGTGCTGTGCAAGAAGGGGCTTGAAGCTGAGCGCTGCTACTGGGAGGTGGAAGTGGTGGGGAACAAGGCTGAGATTGCCCTGGCCTATTGGGGCATAGACAGAAAATCAGTCTCTAAGAGATCCGCTTTTGGGGCCAGTGACCAATCCTGGAGCCTTGACCGTTCTAAAGGCTATTCTGTGTGCCACAACAGTGAAGGTGTTGCACTCTGTGCAACCCCCAGCCAGTGCAGATTAGGGGTTTACCTGCAATTTAAGGAGGGCACCATAACATTTTATGAAGTCTCAGATAAGATGGAGTTACTCTACAGAACCAAGAAGTTCACATTCACTGAACCCCTCTACCCAGGGTTCTGGCTTGGGGAGGAGAGTTGTATCACACTATGTAATCTGAGGCATGAAAGATTCTAA
- the LOC110494350 gene encoding striatin-interacting protein 1 homolog, giving the protein MDVGGNGGGLIINKQRAMLPNKSRGEFVRNQRKDSEGFSESPDLEFEYADTDKWSAELSELYSYTEGPEFLLNRKCFEEEFRTHVSDKKWTELDVAQHRAHAMRLLDGLEVITREKRLKVSRAILYMVQGTFAECSSEAEVQHWMRYNIFLLMDVGTFTALVELLNMEVDNSAACSSAVRKPAISLADSTDLRVLLNIMYLMVVTIQQEDPADSPEWRATRETFKTELGFPLYNNEPISVMLFGMVTKFCSGHAPHFPMKKVLMLLWKSILFTLGGFEQLQNIKVRKREELRLPPLPEDSIRVIRSMRAASPPASASDLIEQQQKRARREHKSLIKQDNLDAFNEKDPYKSDEPREDEDDNDDNDNSMDAEPFPMERDEVMPPLILHPPSERVNFPKGLPWAPKVREKDIEHFLESSRSKFIGYTLGNDTDTVVGLPRPIHESIRTLKQHKYISIAEIQIAKEDEFQKTPLSGGEEDVEMCSTELLYQGILPSLPQYMIALLKILLAAAPTSKAKTDSINILADVLPEEMPTTVLQSMKLGVDVNRHKEIIVKAISAILLLLLKHFKLNHVYQFEYMAQHLVFANCIPLILKFFNQNIISYITAKNSISVLDFPYCVVHELPELTAESLEAGDNNQFCWRNLFSCINLLRILNKLTKWKHSRTMMLVVFKSAPILKRALKVKQAMMQLYVLKLLKVQTKYLGRQWRKSNMKTMSAIYQKVRHRLNDDWAYGNDLDARPWDFQAEECALRANIERFNSRRYDNNQRNPDFLPVDNCLQSVLGQRVDLPEDFQMNYDLWLEREVFSKPISWEELLQ; this is encoded by the exons ATGGACgttggtggtaatggtggtggaTTGATTATCAACAAACAGAGGGCTATGTTACCCAACAAAAGTAGGGGTGAATTTGTCCGTAATCAGAGAAAAGACTCGGAG GGCTTCTCCGAGTCTCCAGACCTTGAGTTTGAGTATGCAGATACAGACAAGTGGTCTGCTGAACTGTCAG AGCTATACAGTTACACTGAAGGACCAGAATTTCTTCTCAACAGAAAATGCTTTGAGGAGGAATTCCGAACTCATG TGTCTGACAAGAAATGGACCGAGCTGGATGTGGCTCAACACAGAGCTCACGCCATGCGTCTACTTGACGGCCTGGAGGTGATCACCAGGGAGAAGAGGCTGAAGGTGTCCAGGGCAATCCTCTACATGGTTCAGG GGACATTTGCGGAGTGCAGCTCTGAGGCAGAAGTGCAGCACTGGATGAGGTATAACATCTTCCTGCTGATGGATGTTGGCACCTTCACGGCCCTTGTGGAGCTGCTCAACATGGAGGTTGA taacAGTGCTGCCTGTAGCAGTGCAGTCAGAAAGCCAGCAATCTCCTTGGCTGACAGCACAGACCTCAG GGTGCTGCTCAACATCATGTATCTGATGGTGGTGACCATCCAGCAGGAGGACCCAGCCGACTCACCTGAGTGGAGGGCCACCAGGGAGACCTTTAAAACAGAGCTGG gtttTCCTCTGTACAACAACGAGCCCATCTCTGTCATGCTCTTTGGCATGGTGACGAAGTTCTGCAGTGGTCACGCCCCCCACTTCCCCATGAAGAAGGTTCTGATGCTGCTGTGGAAGAGCATACTG TTCACCCTCGGGGGGTTTGAGCAGCTCCAGAACATTAAGGTGCGTAAGCGGGAAGAGCTTCGCCTGCCCCCCCTCCCAGAGGACAGCATCCGGGTCATCAGGAGCATGAGGGCAGCCTCGCCCCCCGCATCTGCCTCTGACCTCATCGAACAGCAGCAGAAAAGGGCACGCCGTGAACACAAG TCCCTAATAAAACAGGACAACCTGGACGCCTTCAATGAGAAGGACCCCTACAAGTCAGATGAACCTCGTGAAGATGAGGACGACAACGATGACAATGACAACTCCATGGATGCGGAGCCTTTTCCCATGGAACGGGATGAGGTCATGCCCCCACTCATCCTACACCCCCCCTCAGAGAGGGTGAACTTCCCCAAGGGCCTGCCTTGGGCCCCCAAAGTCAG GGAAAAGGACATAGAACATTTCCTGGAATCAAGTAGAAGCAAATTTATCGGCTATACGCTTGGAAA TGACACAGATACAGTTGTCGGCCTACCCAGACCCATCCATGAAAGCATCAGAACCTTGAAGCag CATAAGTACATCTCTATAGCTGAGATTCAGATTGCCAAGGAGGATGAGTTTCAGAAAACTCCACTGTCAGGG GGGGAAGAGGATGTGGAGATGTGCTCCACTGAGCTGCTATACCAGGGCATTCTTCCCAGCTTGCCTCAGTACATG ATTGCCCTGCTGAAGATCCTGCTAGCTGCTGCCCCCACCTCCAAGGCCAAGACCGACTCCATCAACATCCTGGCAGATGTGCTGCCTGAAGAGATGCC GACCACGGTGCTCCAGAGCATGAAGCTTGGTGTGGATGTTAACCGCCACAAGGAGATCATTGTTAAGGCCATCTCTGCCATCCTGCTGCTGCTTCTCAAACACTTCAAACTCAATCACGTCTACCAG TTTGAGTACATGGCTCAGCACCTGGTGTTTGCcaactgtattcctctcattcTCAAGTTCTTCAACCAGAACATAATTTCTTACATCACAGCCAAGAACAG TATTTCTGTGCTGGACTTCCCTTACTGTGTGGTGCATGAGCTCCCTGAACTTACTGCAGAGAGTTTG GAGGCTGGCGACAACAACCAGTTCTGCTGGAGGAACCTGTTCTCCTGTATCAACCTGTTGAGGATCCTCAACAAGCTGACCAAGTGGAAGCACTCCAGAACCATG ATGCTGGTGGTGTTCAAATCTGCTCCCATATTGAAGAGGGCGTTGAAGGTTAAACAGGCCATGATGCAGCTGTACGTCCTCAAGCTGCTCAAAGTGCAAACCAAGTACCTGGGCCGCCAGTGGAGGAAGAGCAACATGAAGACCATGTCTGCCATATACCAGAAGGTCCGCCATCGCCTCAATGATGACTGGGCCTACGGTAACG ACCTGGATGCGCGGCCCTGGGACTTCCAGGCAGAGGAGTGTGCTCTGCGCGCCAACATTGAGCGCTTCAACAGCCGCCGCTACGACAACAACCAGAGGAACCCTGACTTCCTGCCCGTGGACAACTGCCTGCAGAGCGTTCTTGGACAGCGCGTCGACCTGCCGGAGGATTTCCAGATGAACTATGACCTCTGGCTGGAGCGAGAAGTCTTCTCCAAGCCCATATCCTGGGAGGAGCTTCTGCAATGA